From the genome of Tachysurus fulvidraco isolate hzauxx_2018 chromosome 20, HZAU_PFXX_2.0, whole genome shotgun sequence, one region includes:
- the dnajb13 gene encoding dnaJ homolog subfamily B member 13 isoform X1, translating to MGKDYYTTLEVHRGASDADLKQSYRRLALKYHPQTNSQADAYENFNQLGEAYDVLSDPRKRATYDKFGEEGLKGGIPPESAASGAWSSGYTYHGNPEKTFREFFGGDNPFADFHTSEEELAFGGLRGRKMKRQDPPIEREMHLALEDLFHGCTKKIKISRRVMNEDGQTSSIKDKILTITVKPGWKEGTRITFPKEGDQQFVNSYNGLWRRSCYHSYIKTLYHCILQGPNSIPADIIFIIRQKPHPLFVRQNDDLIYTENISLEKALTGFSVDVETLDGRLLNIPVNEIVCPQYRKLVTGEGMPLSGNTTAHGDLILQFNTQFPRSLSTEKKLLIKQALSM from the exons ATGGGAAAAGACTATTACACGACATTGGAAGTTCATCGAGGCGCATCTGACGCGGACTTGAAACAATC gtATCGTCGACTAGCACTGAAATATCATCCACAAACCAACAGCCAGGCAGATGCCTATGAGAATTTCAACCAACTTGGAGAAGCTTATGATGTTCTGAGTGACC CTCGAAAAAGGGCCACGTACGATAAGTTTGGAGAAGAGGGCCTCAAGGGTGGAATTCCTCCAGAGTCAGCAGCAAGTGGCGCGTGGTCATCTGGATACACCTATCATGGAAATCCTGAGAAAACCTTCAGAGAGTTCTTCGGCGGAGATAATCCTTTTGCTG ATTTTCACACCTCAGAAGAGGAGCTGGCTTTTGGAGGTCTCCGTGGACGAAAGATGAAAAGGCAGGATCCACCCATTGAGCGTGAAATGCATTTAGCCTTAGAGGACCTTTTCCACGGATGCACCAAAAAGATCAAGATATCGCGACGT GTAATGAATGAAGACGGTCAGACATCAAGCATCAAAGACAAGATTTTAACCATCACTGTGAAACCAGGCTGGAAGGAAGGGACACGGATTACATTCCCAAAAGAGGGAGATCAG caatttgtcaaCAGCTATAATGGGTTGTGGAGGCGTTCCTGTTATCACAGCTATATTAAA ACGCTGTACCATTGTATCCTACAGGGGCCAAACAGCATCCCAGCAGACATAATTTTCATCATTCGTCAAAAACCTCACCCACTGTTTGTCCGTCAAAATGATGACTTGATTTACACAGAAAACATATCACTGGAGAAG GCACTGACTGGGTTTTCGGTGGATGTGGAGACACTAGATGGCAGACTTCTCAACATTCCTGTCAACGAGATTGTATG TCCACAGTACAGGAAGTTGGTGACTGGAGAGGGAATGCCTTTATCCGGCAACACGACTGCACATGGAGATCTGATCCTCCAGTTTAATACCCAGTTCCCACGGAGTCTCTCAACTGAGAAGAAACTGCTTATTAAGCAAGCCCTTTCTATGTGA
- the mrpl48 gene encoding 39S ribosomal protein L48, mitochondrial isoform X3: MQNTRALVQAVSLIRSPVIKQPVPPGVFVPERQYRSMPSHGIGRYKYLLPKETQKKKKEKVQMKEIKAATDTAYGVLNVTVSGYDMTLVEHYAQHIHKLCNSLDIKVNESYALPTKSTEILVMPEQGTKMYVDAILKTHERVVQISQMKATLAPVFLEVLLKNQPEGVQLSINEHTEADYKARFKARPELEGLLAQMS; this comes from the exons ATGCAGAACACCCGAGCCTTGGTGCAGGCTGTATCGCTTATTCG atcGCCTGTAATAAAGCAACCAGTGCCTCCAG GTGTCTTTGTGCCTGAGAGACAGTACAGATCCATGCCTTCACATGGGATTGGTCGATACAAGTATCTACTTCCAAAGGAAACT caaaagaagaagaaggaaaaagttcAGATGAAGGAGATCAAGGCAGCGACGGACACTGCATACGGTGTGCTGAACGTGACTGTCTCCGGTTATGACATGACCCTGGTGGAACACTATGCTCAGCACATCCATAAACTCTGCAACAGTCTTGATATCAAAGTGAACGAAAG CTACGCCCTGCCTACTAAGAGCACTGAAATCTTGGTCATGCCTGAACAGGGCACCAAGATGTACGTCGATGCCATACTCAAAACTCACGAGCGGGTCGTTCAG ATCAGTCAAATGAAGGCAACGCTGGCTCCAGTGTTCCTGGAGGTCCTTCTCAAAAACCAACCAGAGGGAGTTCAGCTCTCCATAAATGAG cacaCTGAGGCAGATTACAAAGCTCGCTTTAAGGCTAGACCAGAACTCGAAGGACTTCTAGCACAAATGAGTTAA
- the mrpl48 gene encoding 39S ribosomal protein L48, mitochondrial isoform X1, with product MNALTGKVLLMQNTRALVQAVSLIRSPVIKQPVPPGVFVPERQYRSMPSHGIGRYKYLLPKETQKKKKEKVQMKEIKAATDTAYGVLNVTVSGYDMTLVEHYAQHIHKLCNSLDIKVNESYALPTKSTEILVMPEQGTKMYVDAILKTHERVVQISQMKATLAPVFLEVLLKNQPEGVQLSINEHTEADYKARFKARPELEGLLAQMS from the exons ATGAATGCGTTAACAGGAAAG GTTTTGCTCATGCAGAACACCCGAGCCTTGGTGCAGGCTGTATCGCTTATTCG atcGCCTGTAATAAAGCAACCAGTGCCTCCAG GTGTCTTTGTGCCTGAGAGACAGTACAGATCCATGCCTTCACATGGGATTGGTCGATACAAGTATCTACTTCCAAAGGAAACT caaaagaagaagaaggaaaaagttcAGATGAAGGAGATCAAGGCAGCGACGGACACTGCATACGGTGTGCTGAACGTGACTGTCTCCGGTTATGACATGACCCTGGTGGAACACTATGCTCAGCACATCCATAAACTCTGCAACAGTCTTGATATCAAAGTGAACGAAAG CTACGCCCTGCCTACTAAGAGCACTGAAATCTTGGTCATGCCTGAACAGGGCACCAAGATGTACGTCGATGCCATACTCAAAACTCACGAGCGGGTCGTTCAG ATCAGTCAAATGAAGGCAACGCTGGCTCCAGTGTTCCTGGAGGTCCTTCTCAAAAACCAACCAGAGGGAGTTCAGCTCTCCATAAATGAG cacaCTGAGGCAGATTACAAAGCTCGCTTTAAGGCTAGACCAGAACTCGAAGGACTTCTAGCACAAATGAGTTAA
- the dnajb13 gene encoding dnaJ homolog subfamily B member 13 isoform X5, with product MGKDYYTTLEVHRGASDADLKQSYRRLALKYHPQTNSQADAYENFNQLGEAYDVLSDPRKRATYDKFGEEGLKGGIPPESAASGAWSSGYTYHGNPEKTFREFFGGDNPFADFHTSEEELAFGGLRGRKMKRQDPPIEREMHLALEDLFHGCTKKIKISRRVMNEDGQTSSIKDKILTITVKPGWKEGTRITFPKEGDQGPNSIPADIIFIIRQKPHPLFVRQNDDLIYTENISLEKALTGFSVDVETLDGRLLNIPVNEIVCPQYRKLVTGEGMPLSGNTTAHGDLILQFNTQFPRSLSTEKKLLIKQALSM from the exons ATGGGAAAAGACTATTACACGACATTGGAAGTTCATCGAGGCGCATCTGACGCGGACTTGAAACAATC gtATCGTCGACTAGCACTGAAATATCATCCACAAACCAACAGCCAGGCAGATGCCTATGAGAATTTCAACCAACTTGGAGAAGCTTATGATGTTCTGAGTGACC CTCGAAAAAGGGCCACGTACGATAAGTTTGGAGAAGAGGGCCTCAAGGGTGGAATTCCTCCAGAGTCAGCAGCAAGTGGCGCGTGGTCATCTGGATACACCTATCATGGAAATCCTGAGAAAACCTTCAGAGAGTTCTTCGGCGGAGATAATCCTTTTGCTG ATTTTCACACCTCAGAAGAGGAGCTGGCTTTTGGAGGTCTCCGTGGACGAAAGATGAAAAGGCAGGATCCACCCATTGAGCGTGAAATGCATTTAGCCTTAGAGGACCTTTTCCACGGATGCACCAAAAAGATCAAGATATCGCGACGT GTAATGAATGAAGACGGTCAGACATCAAGCATCAAAGACAAGATTTTAACCATCACTGTGAAACCAGGCTGGAAGGAAGGGACACGGATTACATTCCCAAAAGAGGGAGATCAG GGGCCAAACAGCATCCCAGCAGACATAATTTTCATCATTCGTCAAAAACCTCACCCACTGTTTGTCCGTCAAAATGATGACTTGATTTACACAGAAAACATATCACTGGAGAAG GCACTGACTGGGTTTTCGGTGGATGTGGAGACACTAGATGGCAGACTTCTCAACATTCCTGTCAACGAGATTGTATG TCCACAGTACAGGAAGTTGGTGACTGGAGAGGGAATGCCTTTATCCGGCAACACGACTGCACATGGAGATCTGATCCTCCAGTTTAATACCCAGTTCCCACGGAGTCTCTCAACTGAGAAGAAACTGCTTATTAAGCAAGCCCTTTCTATGTGA
- the rab6a gene encoding ras-related protein Rab-6A isoform X2: MSTAGDFGNPLRKFKLVFLGEQSVGKTSLITRFMYDSFDNTYQATIGIDFLSKTMYLEDRTVRLQLWDTAGQERFRSLIPSYIRDSTVAVVVYDITNVNSFQQTTKWIDDVRTERGSDVIIMLVGNKTDLADKRQVSIEEGERKAKELSVMFIETSAKAGYNVKQLFRRVAAALPGMESTQDKSREDMIDVTLQSPQEQPVSDSGCSC; the protein is encoded by the exons ATGTCTACTGCAGGGGACTTTGGGAACCCGCTGAGAAAATTCAAACTGGTGTTTCTTGGGGAGCAAAGCG TTGGAAAGACTTCGCTCATCACCAGATTCATGTATGACAGCTTCGATAACACCTACCAG GCCACGATAGGAATTGATTTCTTGTCAAAAACGATGTACCTCGAGGACCGAACA GTGCGCCTGCAGCTTTGGGACACGGCCGGGCAGGAGCGTTTCCGAAGTCTCATCCCCAGCTACATCCGCGACTCCACTGTCGCCGTGGTAGTCTATGACATCACAA ATGTCAACTCCTTCCAGCAGACCACAAAATGGATCGACGACGtcaggacagagagaggaagcgaCGTCATTATCATGCTGGTCGGGAACAAGACGGATCTTGCAGACAAGAG GCAAGTATCTATCGAAGAGGGCGAGAGGAAAGCCAAAGAGCTGAGCGTAATGTTTATCGAGACGAGCGCTAAAGCCGGCTACAACGTCAAGCAG cTTTTCCGGCGTGTGGCTGCAGCCCTGCCTGGTATGGAGAGCACACAGGACAAGAGCAGAGAAGACA TGATCGACGTGACGCTGCAGAGTCCTCAGGAACAGCCTGTGAGCGACAGCGGATGCTCCTGTTAA
- the mrpl48 gene encoding 39S ribosomal protein L48, mitochondrial isoform X2: MVLLMQNTRALVQAVSLIRSPVIKQPVPPGVFVPERQYRSMPSHGIGRYKYLLPKETQKKKKEKVQMKEIKAATDTAYGVLNVTVSGYDMTLVEHYAQHIHKLCNSLDIKVNESYALPTKSTEILVMPEQGTKMYVDAILKTHERVVQISQMKATLAPVFLEVLLKNQPEGVQLSINEHTEADYKARFKARPELEGLLAQMS; the protein is encoded by the exons ATG GTTTTGCTCATGCAGAACACCCGAGCCTTGGTGCAGGCTGTATCGCTTATTCG atcGCCTGTAATAAAGCAACCAGTGCCTCCAG GTGTCTTTGTGCCTGAGAGACAGTACAGATCCATGCCTTCACATGGGATTGGTCGATACAAGTATCTACTTCCAAAGGAAACT caaaagaagaagaaggaaaaagttcAGATGAAGGAGATCAAGGCAGCGACGGACACTGCATACGGTGTGCTGAACGTGACTGTCTCCGGTTATGACATGACCCTGGTGGAACACTATGCTCAGCACATCCATAAACTCTGCAACAGTCTTGATATCAAAGTGAACGAAAG CTACGCCCTGCCTACTAAGAGCACTGAAATCTTGGTCATGCCTGAACAGGGCACCAAGATGTACGTCGATGCCATACTCAAAACTCACGAGCGGGTCGTTCAG ATCAGTCAAATGAAGGCAACGCTGGCTCCAGTGTTCCTGGAGGTCCTTCTCAAAAACCAACCAGAGGGAGTTCAGCTCTCCATAAATGAG cacaCTGAGGCAGATTACAAAGCTCGCTTTAAGGCTAGACCAGAACTCGAAGGACTTCTAGCACAAATGAGTTAA
- the dnajb13 gene encoding dnaJ homolog subfamily B member 13 isoform X3, with amino-acid sequence MGKDYYTTLEVHRGASDADLKQSQADAYENFNQLGEAYDVLSDPRKRATYDKFGEEGLKGGIPPESAASGAWSSGYTYHGNPEKTFREFFGGDNPFADFHTSEEELAFGGLRGRKMKRQDPPIEREMHLALEDLFHGCTKKIKISRRVMNEDGQTSSIKDKILTITVKPGWKEGTRITFPKEGDQQFVNSYNGLWRRSCYHSYIKTLYHCILQGPNSIPADIIFIIRQKPHPLFVRQNDDLIYTENISLEKALTGFSVDVETLDGRLLNIPVNEIVCPQYRKLVTGEGMPLSGNTTAHGDLILQFNTQFPRSLSTEKKLLIKQALSM; translated from the exons ATGGGAAAAGACTATTACACGACATTGGAAGTTCATCGAGGCGCATCTGACGCGGACTTGAAACAATC CCAGGCAGATGCCTATGAGAATTTCAACCAACTTGGAGAAGCTTATGATGTTCTGAGTGACC CTCGAAAAAGGGCCACGTACGATAAGTTTGGAGAAGAGGGCCTCAAGGGTGGAATTCCTCCAGAGTCAGCAGCAAGTGGCGCGTGGTCATCTGGATACACCTATCATGGAAATCCTGAGAAAACCTTCAGAGAGTTCTTCGGCGGAGATAATCCTTTTGCTG ATTTTCACACCTCAGAAGAGGAGCTGGCTTTTGGAGGTCTCCGTGGACGAAAGATGAAAAGGCAGGATCCACCCATTGAGCGTGAAATGCATTTAGCCTTAGAGGACCTTTTCCACGGATGCACCAAAAAGATCAAGATATCGCGACGT GTAATGAATGAAGACGGTCAGACATCAAGCATCAAAGACAAGATTTTAACCATCACTGTGAAACCAGGCTGGAAGGAAGGGACACGGATTACATTCCCAAAAGAGGGAGATCAG caatttgtcaaCAGCTATAATGGGTTGTGGAGGCGTTCCTGTTATCACAGCTATATTAAA ACGCTGTACCATTGTATCCTACAGGGGCCAAACAGCATCCCAGCAGACATAATTTTCATCATTCGTCAAAAACCTCACCCACTGTTTGTCCGTCAAAATGATGACTTGATTTACACAGAAAACATATCACTGGAGAAG GCACTGACTGGGTTTTCGGTGGATGTGGAGACACTAGATGGCAGACTTCTCAACATTCCTGTCAACGAGATTGTATG TCCACAGTACAGGAAGTTGGTGACTGGAGAGGGAATGCCTTTATCCGGCAACACGACTGCACATGGAGATCTGATCCTCCAGTTTAATACCCAGTTCCCACGGAGTCTCTCAACTGAGAAGAAACTGCTTATTAAGCAAGCCCTTTCTATGTGA
- the plekhb1 gene encoding pleckstrin homology domain-containing family B member 1 produces the protein MTLLKSGWIWRQSSVLRRWKLNWCDLWIDGSLMFYKTDSRKDYETRVSLKSTCVNVKSGLECAGVSPPESHPRENLLVLFLKDGSTVFLCANSEDEALAWKLTIVEAKQSPFYSYDPYNDTYQSVPVNGHNAMYITPGDGSGGTHHVWVHRERCDDWIGEQIALGLLAGMAVGTVLRSFLWIPLWYC, from the exons ATGACGCTGTTGAAATCGGGCTGGATCTGGCGGCAGT CGTCCGTCCTCAGGCGCTGGAAGCTGAACTGGTGTGACCTCTGGATAGACGGAAGTCTGATGTTTTATAAGACAGATTCGAGGAAGGACTATGAGACCAGAGTGAGTCTGAAGAGTACATGCGTGAACGTGAAATCTGGCCTGGAGTGTGCAG GCGTGTCTCCACCAGAGAGCCACCCAAGGGAGAATCTATTGGTGTTGTTCCTGAAGGACGGCTCCACTGTGTTCCTGTGTGCTAACAGTGAGGATGAGGCTCT GGCTTGGAAGCTGACAATCGTGGAAGCAAAGCAAAGTCCT TTCTATAGTTATGATCCCTATAATGACACATACCAGTCTGTTCCGGTTAATGGACACAACGCCATGTACATCACACCAGGTGATGGCAGTGGAG gtACACATCATGTCTGGGTGCACAGGGAGCGCTGTGATGACTGGATTGGAGAGCAGATAGCACTGGGTTTGCTGGCTGGCATGGCAGTGGGCACAGTGCTGCGCTCGTTCCTCTGGATCCCTCTCTGGTACTGCTGA
- the dnajb13 gene encoding dnaJ homolog subfamily B member 13 isoform X2 — MGKDYYTTLEVHRGASDADLKQSYRRLALKYHPQTNSQADAYENFNQLGEAYDVLSDPRKRATYDKFGEEGLKGGIPPESAASGAWSSGYTYHGNPEKTFREFFGGDNPFADFHTSEEELAFGGLRGRKMKRQDPPIEREMHLALEDLFHGCTKKIKISRRVMNEDGQTSSIKDKILTITVKPGWKEGTRITFPKEGDQQFVNSYNGLWRRSCYHSYIKGPNSIPADIIFIIRQKPHPLFVRQNDDLIYTENISLEKALTGFSVDVETLDGRLLNIPVNEIVCPQYRKLVTGEGMPLSGNTTAHGDLILQFNTQFPRSLSTEKKLLIKQALSM, encoded by the exons ATGGGAAAAGACTATTACACGACATTGGAAGTTCATCGAGGCGCATCTGACGCGGACTTGAAACAATC gtATCGTCGACTAGCACTGAAATATCATCCACAAACCAACAGCCAGGCAGATGCCTATGAGAATTTCAACCAACTTGGAGAAGCTTATGATGTTCTGAGTGACC CTCGAAAAAGGGCCACGTACGATAAGTTTGGAGAAGAGGGCCTCAAGGGTGGAATTCCTCCAGAGTCAGCAGCAAGTGGCGCGTGGTCATCTGGATACACCTATCATGGAAATCCTGAGAAAACCTTCAGAGAGTTCTTCGGCGGAGATAATCCTTTTGCTG ATTTTCACACCTCAGAAGAGGAGCTGGCTTTTGGAGGTCTCCGTGGACGAAAGATGAAAAGGCAGGATCCACCCATTGAGCGTGAAATGCATTTAGCCTTAGAGGACCTTTTCCACGGATGCACCAAAAAGATCAAGATATCGCGACGT GTAATGAATGAAGACGGTCAGACATCAAGCATCAAAGACAAGATTTTAACCATCACTGTGAAACCAGGCTGGAAGGAAGGGACACGGATTACATTCCCAAAAGAGGGAGATCAG caatttgtcaaCAGCTATAATGGGTTGTGGAGGCGTTCCTGTTATCACAGCTATATTAAA GGGCCAAACAGCATCCCAGCAGACATAATTTTCATCATTCGTCAAAAACCTCACCCACTGTTTGTCCGTCAAAATGATGACTTGATTTACACAGAAAACATATCACTGGAGAAG GCACTGACTGGGTTTTCGGTGGATGTGGAGACACTAGATGGCAGACTTCTCAACATTCCTGTCAACGAGATTGTATG TCCACAGTACAGGAAGTTGGTGACTGGAGAGGGAATGCCTTTATCCGGCAACACGACTGCACATGGAGATCTGATCCTCCAGTTTAATACCCAGTTCCCACGGAGTCTCTCAACTGAGAAGAAACTGCTTATTAAGCAAGCCCTTTCTATGTGA
- the dnajb13 gene encoding dnaJ homolog subfamily B member 13 isoform X4: MGKDYYTTLEVHRGASDADLKQSYRRLALKYHPQTNSQADAYENFNQLGEAYDVLSDPRKRATYDKFGEEGLKGGIPPESAASGAWSSGYTYHGNPEKTFREFFGGDNPFADFHTSEEELAFGGLRGRKMKRQDPPIEREMHLALEDLFHGCTKKIKISRRVMNEDGQTSSIKDKILTITVKPGWKEGTRITFPKEGDQTLYHCILQGPNSIPADIIFIIRQKPHPLFVRQNDDLIYTENISLEKALTGFSVDVETLDGRLLNIPVNEIVCPQYRKLVTGEGMPLSGNTTAHGDLILQFNTQFPRSLSTEKKLLIKQALSM, encoded by the exons ATGGGAAAAGACTATTACACGACATTGGAAGTTCATCGAGGCGCATCTGACGCGGACTTGAAACAATC gtATCGTCGACTAGCACTGAAATATCATCCACAAACCAACAGCCAGGCAGATGCCTATGAGAATTTCAACCAACTTGGAGAAGCTTATGATGTTCTGAGTGACC CTCGAAAAAGGGCCACGTACGATAAGTTTGGAGAAGAGGGCCTCAAGGGTGGAATTCCTCCAGAGTCAGCAGCAAGTGGCGCGTGGTCATCTGGATACACCTATCATGGAAATCCTGAGAAAACCTTCAGAGAGTTCTTCGGCGGAGATAATCCTTTTGCTG ATTTTCACACCTCAGAAGAGGAGCTGGCTTTTGGAGGTCTCCGTGGACGAAAGATGAAAAGGCAGGATCCACCCATTGAGCGTGAAATGCATTTAGCCTTAGAGGACCTTTTCCACGGATGCACCAAAAAGATCAAGATATCGCGACGT GTAATGAATGAAGACGGTCAGACATCAAGCATCAAAGACAAGATTTTAACCATCACTGTGAAACCAGGCTGGAAGGAAGGGACACGGATTACATTCCCAAAAGAGGGAGATCAG ACGCTGTACCATTGTATCCTACAGGGGCCAAACAGCATCCCAGCAGACATAATTTTCATCATTCGTCAAAAACCTCACCCACTGTTTGTCCGTCAAAATGATGACTTGATTTACACAGAAAACATATCACTGGAGAAG GCACTGACTGGGTTTTCGGTGGATGTGGAGACACTAGATGGCAGACTTCTCAACATTCCTGTCAACGAGATTGTATG TCCACAGTACAGGAAGTTGGTGACTGGAGAGGGAATGCCTTTATCCGGCAACACGACTGCACATGGAGATCTGATCCTCCAGTTTAATACCCAGTTCCCACGGAGTCTCTCAACTGAGAAGAAACTGCTTATTAAGCAAGCCCTTTCTATGTGA
- the dnajb13 gene encoding dnaJ homolog subfamily B member 13 isoform X6: MGKDYYTTLEVHRGASDADLKQSQADAYENFNQLGEAYDVLSDPRKRATYDKFGEEGLKGGIPPESAASGAWSSGYTYHGNPEKTFREFFGGDNPFADFHTSEEELAFGGLRGRKMKRQDPPIEREMHLALEDLFHGCTKKIKISRRVMNEDGQTSSIKDKILTITVKPGWKEGTRITFPKEGDQGPNSIPADIIFIIRQKPHPLFVRQNDDLIYTENISLEKALTGFSVDVETLDGRLLNIPVNEIVCPQYRKLVTGEGMPLSGNTTAHGDLILQFNTQFPRSLSTEKKLLIKQALSM, encoded by the exons ATGGGAAAAGACTATTACACGACATTGGAAGTTCATCGAGGCGCATCTGACGCGGACTTGAAACAATC CCAGGCAGATGCCTATGAGAATTTCAACCAACTTGGAGAAGCTTATGATGTTCTGAGTGACC CTCGAAAAAGGGCCACGTACGATAAGTTTGGAGAAGAGGGCCTCAAGGGTGGAATTCCTCCAGAGTCAGCAGCAAGTGGCGCGTGGTCATCTGGATACACCTATCATGGAAATCCTGAGAAAACCTTCAGAGAGTTCTTCGGCGGAGATAATCCTTTTGCTG ATTTTCACACCTCAGAAGAGGAGCTGGCTTTTGGAGGTCTCCGTGGACGAAAGATGAAAAGGCAGGATCCACCCATTGAGCGTGAAATGCATTTAGCCTTAGAGGACCTTTTCCACGGATGCACCAAAAAGATCAAGATATCGCGACGT GTAATGAATGAAGACGGTCAGACATCAAGCATCAAAGACAAGATTTTAACCATCACTGTGAAACCAGGCTGGAAGGAAGGGACACGGATTACATTCCCAAAAGAGGGAGATCAG GGGCCAAACAGCATCCCAGCAGACATAATTTTCATCATTCGTCAAAAACCTCACCCACTGTTTGTCCGTCAAAATGATGACTTGATTTACACAGAAAACATATCACTGGAGAAG GCACTGACTGGGTTTTCGGTGGATGTGGAGACACTAGATGGCAGACTTCTCAACATTCCTGTCAACGAGATTGTATG TCCACAGTACAGGAAGTTGGTGACTGGAGAGGGAATGCCTTTATCCGGCAACACGACTGCACATGGAGATCTGATCCTCCAGTTTAATACCCAGTTCCCACGGAGTCTCTCAACTGAGAAGAAACTGCTTATTAAGCAAGCCCTTTCTATGTGA
- the rab6a gene encoding ras-related protein Rab-6A isoform X1, which yields MSTAGDFGNPLRKFKLVFLGEQSVGKTSLITRFMYDSFDNTYQATIGIDFLSKTMYLEDRTIRLQLWDTAGQERFRSLIPSYIRDSAAAVVVYDITNVNSFQQTTKWIDDVRTERGSDVIIMLVGNKTDLADKRQVSIEEGERKAKELSVMFIETSAKAGYNVKQLFRRVAAALPGMESTQDKSREDMIDVTLQSPQEQPVSDSGCSC from the exons ATGTCTACTGCAGGGGACTTTGGGAACCCGCTGAGAAAATTCAAACTGGTGTTTCTTGGGGAGCAAAGCG TTGGAAAGACTTCGCTCATCACCAGATTCATGTATGACAGCTTCGATAACACCTACCAG GCCACGATAGGAATTGATTTCTTGTCAAAAACGATGTACCTCGAGGACCGAACA ATTAGGTTGCAGCTGTGGGACACGGCGGGCCAGGAGCGATTCCGTAGTCTTATTCCCAGCTACATCCGTGACTCGGCCGCCGCTGTCGTAGTGTACGACATCACAA ATGTCAACTCCTTCCAGCAGACCACAAAATGGATCGACGACGtcaggacagagagaggaagcgaCGTCATTATCATGCTGGTCGGGAACAAGACGGATCTTGCAGACAAGAG GCAAGTATCTATCGAAGAGGGCGAGAGGAAAGCCAAAGAGCTGAGCGTAATGTTTATCGAGACGAGCGCTAAAGCCGGCTACAACGTCAAGCAG cTTTTCCGGCGTGTGGCTGCAGCCCTGCCTGGTATGGAGAGCACACAGGACAAGAGCAGAGAAGACA TGATCGACGTGACGCTGCAGAGTCCTCAGGAACAGCCTGTGAGCGACAGCGGATGCTCCTGTTAA